The Calothrix sp. PCC 7507 DNA segment AACCTCAACAAGCTCACTGATGGTACAGAACTCGCTGACAAGTCACTAGAAGAAGTCATTCAAATTTCCTATAAAGACTCCTCTAAGGTGGGAATTTTTAACAACGCCGCCCAAGTTTGGAACCACACCTTCTTTTGGAGTTCCCTAGCGCCTGCAGGTGGCGGCACACCCACCGATGAATTAGCTGCCAAGATTGACAAAGATTTTGGTAGCTTAGACAAGTTAAAAGAAGAATTTTCTAACGCTGCTGCAACTCAATTCGGTAGTGGCTGGGCTTGGTTGATTGATGATGGTGGCACACTGAAGGTGATCAAGACACCAAATGCAGAAAACCCTTTAGCTTATGGACAAAAAGCACTCCTAACTTTAGATGTTTGGGAACATGCTTACTACATCGATTACAGAAATGCTCGTCCTGGGTACATCAAGAATTTCTTAGATCAGTTGATCAACTGGGACTTCGCTGCTGAAAACCTCGCAAAAGCTTAGTCAAACCTATTTTGACGTTGGAGAGACGCGATTTATCGCCGTCTCTACAAAAAATTTATTCGTCAATTATTTATTTCCACCATTTTTGATTATTTGCTAGGGAAAAAAGGGCGCGCTTTAGTTGATATACTATCAGCGCGCTTCTAGTATTTTCGGCGGAATCCTGAGTTATGCGTCTTTTTGTCTGTTTGCTGTTGCTGTTGTTCACCCTGGCATTTCCTTTAGCACCTCTACTGAAATCGGCAACACCGAATGTGGATGTTGAGCAGTATTTAATTAATGGACAATTTCAACAGGGAGAAGCAGCTCTTTATTCCCAGCTTCAGCAAAATCCCCAGGACGATCGCACGCGATTTGGTTTGGGAGTTGTACAACTCATGGGTGGGGCGGAACGGTTACTACAGTCCCTCTACCGTTATGGGTTGAGGCAAAATTCCTTTACAGCCTTCTTTCCCATCCTGCGTCTTCCAGTTCCAGCCAATCCTGCACCACAGGAGATTACTTACGCAGATTCTCGCCGCATTCTGCAAAATTTACTAACTGATCTGACTAAAGTTAAAGAAACTCTCGAACCGATCAAGGACTCCAATATCAAGCTACCACTGCGGTTGGGACTAACGCGGATGGATTTGAATGCAAATGGCAAGTTGGAAGCTGATGAATC contains these protein-coding regions:
- a CDS encoding superoxide dismutase, yielding MAFVQAPLPYDFNALEPYGMKAETFEYHYGKHHKAYVDNLNKLTDGTELADKSLEEVIQISYKDSSKVGIFNNAAQVWNHTFFWSSLAPAGGGTPTDELAAKIDKDFGSLDKLKEEFSNAAATQFGSGWAWLIDDGGTLKVIKTPNAENPLAYGQKALLTLDVWEHAYYIDYRNARPGYIKNFLDQLINWDFAAENLAKA